The following are encoded in a window of Streptobacillus felis genomic DNA:
- a CDS encoding amidohydrolase, which produces MNILNEVEKLKEFTIKNRRFLHENPEPSLREYETAKFIQNILKENNIEFVKVGDTGTLATIKGEKKGNNKTIFLRSDIDALEIEDKKICEYSSKKQGLSHACGHDGHATSLLTACIILNNNRDKFSGTIKFAFQQAEEIGRGAKIFVKDGHLNDVDLSFGIHLDSSIQVGKVGLTKGPANASCDIFKINVIGESAHVCAPHKGKDALVAASNIVTSIQNIVARQLNPLKEGLVGIGVLRAGTRYNIIANDAYIEGTVRAFDYETREYILKKVEEISKLTAKIHNCEATFENYNAANPLINDDEAIELSIEAVTELIGAENIVTNVPKTLGAEDFADYLAVTKGVFARIGSRNEDKPYTTRAHHHQEFDIDERSLLVASSVYIKVALHFLNNV; this is translated from the coding sequence ATGAATATATTAAATGAAGTAGAAAAACTAAAAGAATTTACAATAAAAAATAGAAGATTTTTACATGAAAATCCTGAGCCTAGTCTTAGGGAATATGAAACAGCAAAATTCATACAAAATATCTTAAAAGAAAATAATATTGAATTTGTTAAAGTAGGTGATACAGGTACTTTAGCAACTATTAAAGGTGAGAAAAAAGGTAATAATAAAACAATATTTTTAAGATCTGATATAGATGCACTAGAAATAGAAGATAAAAAAATATGTGAATATTCTTCAAAAAAACAAGGACTTTCACATGCATGTGGACATGATGGTCATGCAACATCACTTTTAACTGCATGTATAATATTAAATAATAACAGAGATAAATTCTCTGGAACTATTAAATTTGCTTTTCAACAAGCTGAAGAAATAGGGAGAGGTGCAAAAATATTTGTTAAAGATGGTCACTTAAATGATGTAGACTTATCCTTTGGTATACATCTTGATTCTTCTATTCAAGTTGGTAAAGTTGGATTAACAAAGGGTCCAGCAAATGCATCATGCGATATATTCAAAATAAATGTAATAGGTGAGAGTGCACATGTTTGTGCACCTCACAAAGGAAAAGATGCATTAGTTGCAGCAAGTAATATAGTGACTTCTATACAAAACATTGTTGCAAGACAATTAAACCCTTTAAAAGAAGGCTTAGTTGGTATAGGTGTTCTAAGAGCAGGAACTAGATACAATATTATTGCAAATGATGCCTACATTGAAGGAACTGTTAGAGCTTTTGATTATGAAACTAGAGAATATATACTAAAAAAGGTAGAAGAGATATCTAAATTAACAGCTAAAATACATAACTGTGAAGCAACTTTTGAAAACTATAATGCTGCTAATCCATTAATAAATGATGATGAAGCAATAGAATTATCAATAGAAGCTGTAACAGAATTAATCGGAGCAGAAAATATAGTAACTAATGTACCAAAAACATTAGGAGCAGAAGACTTTGCTGATTACCTAGCTGTAACAAAGGGAGTCTTTGCTAGAATAGGTAGTAGAAATGAGGATAAACCATATACCACAAGGGCTCATCATCACCAAGAATTTGATATAGATGAAAGATCTCTTTTAGTTGCAAGTTCTGTATATATAAAAGTTGCATTACATTTCCTTAATAACGTATAA
- a CDS encoding MetQ/NlpA family ABC transporter substrate-binding protein, translated as MLKNLLKGLLVFVLGFALLSCGGNKANVEGKSETVKVKVGVVGSSSETWDYLKEVLVKENIELEIVRFSDYNQPNDALLNGDIDLNAFQHRIFLSNYNKEKNANLTPIGDTVIAPIGLYSQKIKDVSELKDGDTIVIPNDVTNQARAINLLVSAELITLKADAEEFPTPKDVEGNPKNLNIVPVDASQTARSLQDVAAAVINNGVAVDSGLTPTVDAVYLEKIDEKSKPYINIIVAREEDKDNETYLKIVKAFQTDEVKEIINRVSKGSSVTAW; from the coding sequence ATGTTAAAAAATTTATTAAAAGGATTATTAGTATTTGTATTAGGTTTTGCATTATTATCATGTGGTGGTAATAAAGCTAATGTAGAAGGAAAAAGTGAAACAGTTAAGGTAAAAGTAGGAGTAGTGGGTTCATCTTCAGAAACTTGGGATTATTTAAAAGAAGTATTAGTAAAAGAAAATATAGAACTTGAAATTGTTAGGTTTTCAGATTATAACCAACCAAATGATGCGTTGTTAAATGGTGATATAGACTTAAATGCATTCCAACACAGAATATTTTTATCAAACTATAACAAAGAAAAAAATGCAAACTTAACTCCAATAGGAGATACAGTAATAGCACCTATAGGTCTGTATTCTCAAAAAATTAAAGATGTTTCTGAATTAAAAGATGGAGATACTATAGTTATACCAAATGATGTAACTAATCAAGCAAGAGCAATAAACTTACTTGTAAGTGCTGAGTTAATAACTTTAAAAGCTGATGCTGAAGAATTCCCAACACCAAAAGATGTTGAAGGAAATCCTAAAAACTTAAATATAGTTCCAGTAGATGCTTCTCAAACTGCAAGATCTTTACAAGATGTTGCTGCTGCTGTAATTAATAATGGTGTTGCAGTTGATAGTGGATTAACACCTACAGTAGATGCTGTATACTTAGAAAAAATAGATGAAAAATCTAAACCATATATAAATATAATAGTTGCAAGAGAAGAAGATAAAGATAATGAAACTTATCTAAAAATTGTAAAAGCATTCCAAACTGATGAAGTTAAAGAAATAATAAATAGAGTAAGTAAAGGTAGTTCAGTTACTGCTTGGTAA